The sequence below is a genomic window from Babesia bigemina genome assembly Bbig001, chromosome : II.
TACCCCAACGAGCGCGGATGAGATTCTTCTCAGCTGAGTGCTGCGTTTACATTTAACAAATGGCAGTCCCATGCTCACCGTGGGTCCAAAAAGCGCCGTCTTCACACGACTACTCTCGGTACAAAACGGTTGAACGTCCCACACCACCAGGCGGGAGTCCATGGAGTTCGATAGCAGTAGGGTCCTGCAACGATTGTAACACGGAAATCTAATACATACCCATCATGGTTCAGATCTAGACTGGTGACCGAGTCTGTGCAACCCTCTAATTTGAAGAGCTCTTTGTCGCTGCGATTGTCGTAAACCTAATACCGGATGAGCAGGTTGACAGAAACCAAGTACCCTAATTGTGTTGTCGAGACTGCCGCAAAAGAATCGCTCTCCTGAGGGCTCGCAGCAAACGGAGAGAATTTGGAAATCATGTTCCAAGGATTTTACCGGGCGTTTGCTGCGGTGGTCCCAGACCTTCACAGTTCCGTCATCTGCACCGGTCACTAGCATGCCCCCGACAACACTGCGCGCAGGGTAGCAGCTGTTCACTATGCCGGTGTGGCCAACTGACGCGAGTATATAGTAAACATGGGTCACTTACCATATTTTATCAGGCGCCTCTGGTACTCGACATCCCAGAGGGAGGCGCAGTGATCAGCGGAACAACAGTACAAATTTTCTCCATTTGCACCCCAGTGAAGCTCTAAGATGGCATTCTTATGCCCACTCAGTACACCAATATTACGGCACTCGCCGTAGACTTCGAACAAAAAGACATTCTTGTCTTTACCGCCTGAGGCCAGGAGTTGGCCATCTGAGGAGAACTCCACGCAATACACTTCACCTTCGTGACCCGTGAGGAGCAGAACTGGAGCCTTGAGACCTGATGTCCTTCGTTCCACCACGTCGCCCATTGTCTAAATCACATTTAAAAAATGGAGGCCTAGTGGTAGATGGGCTGTCTACCAAACCTCACAACAAGGTCGACTATAGTTCAATATGGTGCTATATTTTAATATTAGTATATATTCAAATCATTCCACGTGCGTATCCATCGTACTACAAGCAAAACGATGTCTTAAGAACCGCGTACGGGTCACACAGGTGACACATGAAAAAAAACAGGGAAATCCGTATTATCAGCTTAAGTATCGATTATGAATTACATTCGTGGTGAGTTGTACAGTTGGAATCCTGTGGTTATGCGTGTGTTAGCATCACACTCACAATGCCGATAAGGCCACAACATCGCAATGCAACAGGAGGCACAAACTTACTCCTTCTGTATTGCCATATGATTTAAACGGCATGCTGTGCATTATGTCTCACAAATGCCATGATAGCAGAGGCACCGAGGTCGCACATTTAGAGTAGCACACAATGACAGCACGaggaaccctaaaaacagTCGGCCATATCAGTCATAAGGCGGCTGTTCACAATATTTTCATATAAAGGATTAGCAAAATGTTTCACACTTTCTCGTAGTTCAGAGTACCCTCCAATTTCTTGGTCTCCGTTAGCTTCCTGGCAGCCTTGAAGAAGTCTTCCTCGACCACGTAATCTCGCATTGCACGGATGGCAAAAATGCCAGCTTCCGTGCATATGTTCCGCATGTCAGCTCCATTAAACCCGTCACAAAGACGGCAGATTGCGACATAGTCAATATTGCCCTTTTTGTTCAGCTTGCTGCTGTGGATTTTCAGAATGTCCACGCGAGAAGACTCATTCGGAAGAGGGATCTCTATCTTACGATCTATGCGTCCGGGGCGCATGAGGGCGGGATCCAAGACGTCAGGCCTATTGGTGGCCATGATTATCTTGACCTGACCAAGATCGTCAAAACCGTCGAGATGGGTGAGTAACTCCATCAACGTGCGCTGGATCTCACGATCCGCCGATGTTCCCTGCGAAAAACGCTTTCCTCCGATGGCATCGATCTCGTCCATGAATATGATGCACGGTTGATGGTCCTTTGCATAACCTGGAAGGTCAATGTCGAAAGTGCAACGATCCATGACACGAATAGTGGCGTGTAATACAAACCAAATAAGCGTGAAATTCAAGTCATAAGTAGTACACTAAGTGAGATATGGGTGTTGCAGATCAAATCGCTGCCCACCGTTACGTTTGCGAAGGCAACAATCACAGCAACATAAAAATACACGGACATATGAATCACCACTGCACTACGCAAAACAGGCATTTAACAACGCTATATTTGTATGTGGATATGTGCCATAAACTCTGCAACGTACCGAACATCTCTCTGATGATCCTTGCAGACTCCCCAATATACTTGTCAACAACGGCAGAAGCCACAACCTTCAAAAAGTGGCAATCCATGGACGCCGCCAGAGCCTTAGCCATCAAGGTTTTGCCCGTGCCGGGAGGTCCGTAAAGCAAAACCCCTTTGGGCGGTTTTACGCCTACGCGCTTGAACAGGAACGGATTCCTAAGCGGCAACTCGATGGACTCACGCATCTCACGGATCTGTTTGTCAAGTCCTCCGatgctgtggtatcccagCGTCTGTTTCTCCTCTTTTGTGCTTAAAGATTCATTTAACATGTTGAAAACCACAGGGTTTACTTCTCTGGGGAGCTTTCGCATTATCGTCAGAGTAGTCATATCCAACGCCACACGAGAGCCGGGAACCAACGTTGAAGGGTCAATCTTTGTCTTACAGTACACCACATAGCGGGGTCCACTGGATGCCTTGACGAGAACTGGAAATTATGTTCGTTCTATACAACGTATACCTACACTTTCCGTGGTCTATTGCACGCAACACATGGCCCACAATTTGACCGATACTTTGCAAGGCTTTCAGATCGTCTTCTGTTTGGTCATCCTTAATGCCCAGGGCTTTTATATCGGCTCGTACTGAAAAATCATGAAGGGGACGTATGACAAAGTGCCGACATATAGCCAAGCTCTCTCACAGTTACACGGACGCCTAGCGCCAACACATAGAACCGACACATTGGTGTAGCACAAAATAAATGATAGCAAAATGTTGTTAAGATGGTAAAACATACGTTTCTTCAAACGGTTGTCGATATCTCGATGCTCCCTGACCTTTTTGACAAACTGGCGAATAACCTCTCGATTCTCGCCATCTGGCTCCGGATTCACAGATTCGGAAGCCATTGTGAGAGGCAAGTCTTGACAATCGTACTTCGTCTGGAATACAGATAACTCGCGCGGGGTACAGAGGATGccactacacatcgcagTTGCCCACTGCCGATCAACACCAATCCTACACATCATAGCAATTTGCAATTGTGTGTCGTGAATTTTATGTCTTTGTTATATCTCTGCTTGGTTTCCGTCCAGAAGAACGCAACGTACCAGTACGCCATCTTGACTACAGCAAAGCAGTCGCGTAGCTTTAGCGAACAGTCATGCGATATGAGGGTGTATACATCCGTAGTATATGTGTCTAATAGCGCCATCAGTAATCAATGTACCTTACGCTGTATGGGAAGTTTTGTTCCGTACGTTTGCTATAGCGGTCAGTGGCCTGCGAGTCTAGGGTTCTAGTCCGTCCGCCCATAGGGAATATGTCACTGGAACATGAAGACAGTGCCCAGTTGGTGTGAATTACCGCTTTGCTGTTTGCTCCATTAAACGTGATGCGTAAGCGTCTTTCACAGTGAATTGGTGTCATGGACGTTGCCCCGTTCAATGAACCACAACGCACTTGCACCTTTCACATACTTGTAATGCGTGTAAATTGACCGTTCTCATTTTTCGAGAAGGCATACCGTGTCAACCACTCTTTGATTCTCCGTAAGTCACAACTTGGCATCCCAAATCATGCCATGGATTGCAATAAATATATAATGATCACATGAAGCCATACCACCGTTGTTCTAGCGTTGTCGGGCACTGGCACAGTAGTTGGTGATCAACATTGGTGAGGATACATATTACAGTGGTGTATAATACACAACATGTTCTTCGGTATTAACCGCATTGGCGACCTTTCATTTATTTACCATACATCTGAATGACCATGTCACACCGACCTCATTTCTACGGCAAAATATACGCATCGACAAAATATGATTGTGAATAATTATGCATCACAGTCCTAAGGAGACTTACTACAATACACAGACTGTAGAGAGCTAAAACAGCATAATAACATAAGTTTTAAATCCTGATTACGACCATCTGCCACAATACCATGCAGCCACAGGAACAGACCACCATTaactatgacaattaaagttGTAATTGCCAAACGAGTTATCGTACTATAGTAACTCATTAGTTGGCGTAATAGCtctcgatctggatggtggatAGAACTATGCTCTTGATggtgacgcagcggcactctGCCCTAGAAGGAATTACCTCTCTGCAACTCAAGGCATACAACCAACATGACATAATACTGGCAGATCAACAGAACATAATAATCCAAATCGTTGGAATAAAAACAATTAACGAAGAAAATCTGGTGGAGATGGAGACTTGCAATATGCGGATTTACGGGGACCTGTCGAAGCTCGGAGAGAGGGCGTTCACGTAACAAACAAGATACGAGCTGGTATTTCTGTGATAGGGCATGCGACTCCCGTATATTATTACTACATTGTGAATGAGCGTTGTTGCCGAACAGGGTGGATGCCAACACATGGTACCAGTAACGGTCAGCAACAGGAAGGCGTGGAGCCTTCAACCTACACAAATAGGGATTCGGGAATGACTTATGATTACGTACAGTATGCGGTGTCAGACTAACGTATCCAAAGAGTACACTGCTCAAATTAGAAAATATCTAATGTTTTGGCAAATCCGAAAGGTGCGATATGTTTTGCCATGAGACCTGAAATCAGAGAGAGGTCATTATACACGTCGCTATCATCATTCGTGTAATCGTGTTGCCTATCTTCAAAGCACCAGATGAGGTTGTAGCACGCTTTGTTTTACATATATGGCAGTGAATACGTCCTGCTTTCCCGACAATCGATTCGTCCGAAACCGTATTTGCAGTATCAGATACCTCCCGGTCGCTTAGCTGTTGTGTGCTACATCCGTTAGTGACAGTTGTTGCGGATGCGGTCCTTGTTTCGATCGTCTCGACTGTTTCTGCTGATGATGTGCTATCGTTTTCCTTATTAGTCTCAGGTAGTGGTGTGACCCGATGTATAAGTGCGCGTGGTGTGTCTTCCTTCACCGATCGTACATCTCTAAAAGTTTCCCCGCTGTATCCAACCTTCTCCAACATATACAGCATATTCGAAGCTATTCTATCAATATCCCCCAGATACGTGTTTTGTACTATGGTTCCATACTCCTCAAATGCTAACTCCAATCTACGCTGTTCCTCTATTAATTCCACTGCCTGGGCAGAATTTCGGACCATTGTTTTCAATATATCGTTGATATCATCGTAGCGTCTGTAAATGTTCCACGCATTTGTGACGTCTGTAAAGCTGTCACAATTCCCGTCGTACTGATCTTGAATTTTAAGAATCATAGCATTACGTGGATGTGACGAACCATCTGTAGCGCATACATTGGTATCATTTAGCAACGGGTCGTGTATTATAGCTTCTATCTTCTTCACGTCCGACTGCACTTTACCCAACGTGATTAATAATGAACCATCGTTGAGCAATCGTCTCATTTTTTCATTGCCTGCTACAGAGGCTGGGATATGTTGTGGCAGAACCGTTGGGAGCCCTCCTACACGGCGCTGCAAATCTGCTTCGACTGGTGGTGGATTTCCGAAGATGATAAACGATGACCTTGGATCGTCAGCCTCAGTTGGCGTTCGATGTGTATGCTTT
It includes:
- a CDS encoding u5 snRNP-specific 40 kDa protein, putative; the encoded protein is MGDVVERRTSGLKAPVLLLTGHEGEVYCVEFSSDGQLLASGGKDKNVFLFEVYGECRNIGVLSGHKNAILELHWGANGENLYCCSADHCASLWDVEYQRRLIKYVGHTGIVNSCYPARSVVGGMLVTGADDGTVKVWDHRSKRPVKSLEHDFQILSVCCEPSGERFFCGSLDNTIRVYDNRSDKELFKLEGCTDSVTSLDLNHDGTLLLSNSMDSRLVVWDVQPFCTESSRVKTALFGPTHSAEKNLIRARWGNGTIISSGSADRFVYILDTKDNKLLYQLPGHLGSVNEVVLHPTEPIVASASSDKCVYLGELL
- a CDS encoding 26S proteasome AAA-ATPase subunit RPT4a, putative, producing the protein MASESVNPEPDGENREVIRQFVKKVREHRDIDNRLKKLRADIKALGIKDDQTEDDLKALQSIGQIVGHVLRAIDHGKFLVKASSGPRYVVYCKTKIDPSTLVPGSRVALDMTTLTIMRKLPREVNPVVFNMLNESLSTKEEKQTLGYHSIGGLDKQIREMRESIELPLRNPFLFKRVGVKPPKGVLLYGPPGTGKTLMAKALAASMDCHFLKVVASAVVDKYIGESARIIREMFGYAKDHQPCIIFMDEIDAIGGKRFSQGTSADREIQRTLMELLTHLDGFDDLGQVKIIMATNRPDVLDPALMRPGRIDRKIEIPLPNESSRVDILKIHSSKLNKKGNIDYVAICRLCDGFNGADMRNICTEAGIFAIRAMRDYVVEEDFFKAARKLTETKKLEGTLNYEKV